The following proteins come from a genomic window of Streptococcus pneumoniae:
- the tilS gene encoding tRNA lysidine(34) synthetase TilS, whose amino-acid sequence MREPDFLNHFLKKGYFKKHAKAVLALSGGLDSMFLFKVLSTYQKELEIELILAHVNHKQRIESDWEEKELRKLAAEAELPIYISNFSGEFSEARARNFRYDFFQEVMKKTGATALVTAHHADDQVETILMRLIRGTRLRYLSGIKEKQVVGEIEIIRPFLHFQKKDFPSIFHFEDTSNQENHYFRNRIRNSYLPELEKENPRFRDAILGIGNEILDYDLAIAELSNNINVEDLQQLFSYSESTQRVLLQTYLNRFPDLNLTKAQFAEVQQILKSKSQYRHPIKNGYELIKEYQQFQICKISPQADEEEDELVLHYQNQVAYQGYLFSFGLPLEGESIQQIPVSRETSIHIRHRKTGDVLIQNGHRKKLRRLFIDLKIPMEKRNSALIIEQFGEIVSILGIATNNLSKKTKNDIMNTVLYIEKIDR is encoded by the coding sequence ATGAGGGAACCAGATTTTTTAAATCATTTTCTCAAGAAGGGATATTTCAAAAAGCATGCTAAGGCGGTTCTAGCTCTTTCTGGTGGATTAGATTCCATGTTTCTATTTAAGGTATTGTCTACTTATCAAAAAGAGTTAGAGATTGAATTGATTCTAGCTCATGTGAATCATAAGCAGAGAATTGAATCAGATTGGGAAGAAAAGGAATTAAGGAAGTTGGCTGCTGAAGCAGAGCTTCCTATTTATATCAGCAATTTTTCAGGAGAATTTTCAGAAGCGCGTGCACGAAATTTTCGTTATGATTTTTTTCAAGAGGTCATGAAAAAGACAGGTGCGACAGCTTTAGTCACTGCCCACCATGCTGATGATCAGGTGGAAACGATTTTGATGCGCTTGATTCGAGGAACTCGCTTGCGCTATCTATCAGGAATTAAGGAGAAGCAAGTAGTCGGAGAGATAGAAATCATTCGTCCCTTCTTGCATTTTCAGAAAAAAGACTTTCCATCAATTTTTCACTTTGAAGATACATCAAATCAGGAGAATCATTATTTTCGAAATCGTATTCGAAACTCTTACTTACCAGAATTGGAAAAAGAAAATCCTCGATTTAGGGATGCAATCTTAGGCATTGGCAATGAAATTTTAGATTATGATTTGGCAATAGCTGAATTATCTAACAATATTAATGTGGAAGATTTACAGCAGTTATTTTCTTACTCTGAGTCTACACAAAGAGTTTTACTTCAAACTTATCTGAATCGTTTTCCAGATTTGAATCTTACAAAAGCTCAGTTTGCTGAAGTTCAGCAGATTTTAAAATCTAAAAGCCAGTATCGTCATCCGATTAAAAATGGCTATGAATTGATAAAAGAGTACCAACAGTTTCAGATTTGTAAAATCAGTCCGCAGGCTGATGAAGAGGAAGATGAACTTGTGTTACACTATCAAAATCAGGTAGCTTATCAAGGATATTTATTTTCCTTTGGACTTCCATTAGAAGGTGAATCAATTCAACAAATACCTGTTTCACGTGAAACATCCATACACATTCGTCATCGAAAAACAGGAGATGTTTTGATTCAAAATGGGCATAGAAAAAAACTCAGACGTTTATTTATTGATTTGAAAATCCCTATGGAAAAGAGAAACTCTGCTCTTATTATTGAGCAATTTGGTGAAATTGTCTCAATTTTGGGAATTGCGACCAATAATTTGAGTAAAAAAACGAAAAATGATATAATGAACACTGTACTTTATATAGAAAAAATAGATAGGTAA
- the hpt gene encoding hypoxanthine phosphoribosyltransferase: protein MLENDIKKVLVSHDEITEAAKKLGAQLTKDYAGKNPILVGILKGSIPFMAELVKHIDTHIEMDFMMVSSYHGGTASSGVINIKQDVTQDIKGRHVLFVEDIIDTGQTLKNLRDMFKAREAASVKIATLLDKPEGRVVEIEADYTCFTIPNEFVVGYGLDYKENYRNLPYIGVLKEEVYSN, encoded by the coding sequence ATGTTAGAAAACGATATTAAAAAAGTCCTCGTTTCACACGATGAAATTACAGAAGCAGCTAAAAAACTAGGTGCTCAATTAACTAAAGACTATGCAGGAAAAAATCCAATCTTAGTTGGGATTTTAAAAGGATCTATTCCTTTTATGGCTGAATTGGTCAAACATATTGATACACATATTGAAATGGACTTCATGATGGTTTCTAGCTACCATGGTGGAACAGCAAGTAGTGGTGTTATCAATATTAAACAAGATGTGACTCAAGATATCAAAGGAAGACATGTTCTATTTGTAGAAGATATCATTGATACAGGTCAAACTTTGAAGAATTTGCGAGATATGTTTAAAGCAAGAGAAGCAGCTTCTGTTAAAATTGCAACCTTGTTGGATAAACCAGAAGGACGTGTTGTAGAAATTGAGGCAGACTATACCTGCTTTACTATCCCAAATGAGTTTGTAGTAGGTTATGGTTTAGACTACAAAGAAAATTATCGTAATCTTCCTTATATTGGAGTATTGAAAGAGGAAGTGTATTCAAATTAG
- a CDS encoding serine hydrolase produces MRKFLIILLLPSFLTISKVVSTEKEVVYTSKEIYYLSQSDFGIYFREKLSSPMVYGEVPVYANEDLVVESGKLTPKTSFQITEWRLNKQGIPVFKLSNHQFIAADKRFLYDQSEVTPTIKKAWLESDFKLYNSPYDLKEVKSSLSAYSQVSIDKTMFVEGREFLHIDQAGWVAKESTSEEDNRMSKVQEMLSEKYQKDSFSIYVKQLTTGKEAGINQDEKMYAASVLKLSYLYYTQEKINEGLYQLDTTVKYVSAVNDFPGSYKPEGSGSLPKKEDNKEYSLKDLITKVSKESDNVAHNLLGYYISNQSDATFKSKMSAIMGDDWDPKEKLISSKMAGKFMEAIYNQNGFVLESLTKTDFDSQRIAKGVSVKVAHKIGDADEFKHDTGVVYADSPFILSIFTKNSDYDTISKIAKDVYEVLK; encoded by the coding sequence ATGCGTAAATTCTTAATTATTTTGTTGCTACCAAGTTTTTTGACCATTTCAAAAGTCGTTAGCACAGAAAAAGAAGTCGTCTATACTTCGAAAGAAATTTATTACCTTTCACAATCTGACTTTGGTATTTATTTTAGAGAAAAATTAAGTTCTCCCATGGTTTATGGAGAGGTTCCTGTTTATGCGAATGAAGATTTAGTAGTGGAATCTGGGAAATTGACTCCCAAAACAAGTTTTCAAATAACCGAGTGGCGCTTAAATAAACAAGGAATTCCAGTATTTAAGCTATCAAATCATCAATTTATAGCTGCGGACAAACGATTTTTATATGATCAATCAGAGGTAACTCCAACAATAAAAAAAGCATGGTTAGAATCTGACTTTAAACTGTACAATAGTCCTTATGATTTAAAAGAAGTGAAATCATCCTTATCAGCTTATTCGCAAGTATCAATCGACAAGACCATGTTTGTAGAAGGAAGAGAATTTCTACATATTGATCAGGCTGGATGGGTAGCTAAAGAATCAACTTCTGAAGAAGATAATCGGATGAGTAAAGTTCAAGAAATGTTATCTGAAAAATATCAGAAAGATTCTTTCTCTATTTATGTTAAGCAACTGACTACTGGAAAAGAAGCTGGTATCAATCAAGATGAAAAGATGTATGCAGCCAGCGTTTTGAAACTCTCTTATCTCTATTATACGCAAGAAAAAATAAATGAGGGTCTTTATCAGTTAGATACGACTGTAAAATACGTATCTGCAGTCAATGATTTTCCAGGTTCTTATAAACCAGAGGGAAGTGGTAGTCTTCCTAAAAAAGAAGATAATAAAGAATATTCTTTAAAGGATTTAATTACGAAAGTATCAAAAGAATCTGATAATGTAGCTCATAATCTATTGGGATATTACATTTCAAACCAATCTGATGCCACATTCAAATCCAAGATGTCTGCCATTATGGGAGATGATTGGGATCCAAAAGAAAAATTGATTTCTTCTAAGATGGCCGGGAAGTTTATGGAAGCTATTTATAATCAAAATGGATTTGTGTTAGAGTCTTTGACTAAAACAGATTTTGATAGTCAGCGAATTGCCAAAGGTGTTTCTGTTAAAGTAGCTCATAAAATTGGAGATGCGGATGAATTTAAGCATGATACGGGTGTTGTCTATGCAGATTCTCCATTTATTCTTTCTATTTTCACTAAGAATTCTGATTATGATACGATTTCTAAGATAGCCAAGGATGTTTATGAGGTTCTAAAATGA
- a CDS encoding SP_0009 family protein, producing the protein MENLLDVIEQFLSLSDEKLEELADKNQLLRLQEEKERKNA; encoded by the coding sequence ATGGAAAATTTATTAGACGTAATAGAGCAATTTTTGAGTTTGTCAGATGAAAAGCTGGAAGAATTGGCTGATAAAAATCAATTATTGCGTTTACAAGAAGAAAAGGAAAGGAAGAATGCGTAA
- a CDS encoding septum formation initiator family protein: MSKNIVQLNNSFIQNEYQRRRYLMKERQKRNRFMGGVLILIMLLFILPTFNLAQSYQQLLQRRQQLADLQTQYQTLSDEKDKETAFATKLKDEDYAAKYTRAKYYYSKSREKVYTIPDLLQR; encoded by the coding sequence ATGTCTAAAAATATTGTACAATTGAATAATTCTTTTATTCAAAATGAATACCAACGTCGTCGCTACCTGATGAAAGAACGACAAAAACGGAATCGTTTTATGGGAGGGGTATTGATTTTGATTATGCTATTATTTATCTTGCCAACTTTTAATTTAGCGCAGAGTTATCAGCAATTACTCCAAAGACGTCAGCAATTAGCAGACTTGCAAACTCAGTATCAAACTTTGAGTGATGAAAAGGATAAGGAGACAGCATTTGCTACCAAGTTGAAAGATGAAGATTATGCTGCCAAATATACACGAGCGAAGTACTATTATTCTAAGTCGAGGGAAAAAGTTTATACGATTCCTGACTTGCTTCAAAGGTGA
- a CDS encoding RNA-binding S4 domain-containing protein, producing MRLDKYLKVSRIIKRRTVAKEVADKGRIKVNGILAKSSTDLKVNDQVEIRFGNKLLLVKVLEMKDSTKKEDAAGMYEIISETRVEENV from the coding sequence ATGAGATTAGATAAATATTTAAAAGTATCGCGAATTATCAAGCGTCGTACAGTCGCAAAGGAAGTAGCAGATAAAGGTAGAATCAAGGTTAATGGAATCTTGGCCAAAAGTTCAACGGACTTGAAAGTTAATGACCAAGTTGAAATTCGCTTTGGCAATAAGTTGCTGCTTGTAAAAGTACTAGAGATGAAAGATAGTACAAAAAAAGAAGATGCAGCAGGAATGTATGAAATTATCAGTGAAACACGGGTAGAAGAAAATGTCTAA